The following proteins come from a genomic window of Aspergillus luchuensis IFO 4308 DNA, chromosome 3, nearly complete sequence:
- a CDS encoding endo alpha-1,4 polygalactosaminidase (CAZy:GH114;~COG:S;~EggNog:ENOG410PJDR;~InterPro:IPR017853,IPR004352,IPR013785;~PFAM:PF03537;~SECRETED:SignalP(1-16);~go_function: GO:0003824 - catalytic activity [Evidence IEA]): MLILILLLALVAQGLTIPRSTTSNIWQPRVGAPWDIVLSTNVLSPAPATEIYDIDMWSSEPRTIDDLHKQNHKVICYFSAGSYEPHKKDSASFPEEALGNPLRDWPSERWLDVRHPQVRRIMAARLDRAQRIGCDGVDPDNVDGYGNDTGFRLTKQDSINYINWLAGEAHSRGLAMGLKNAGDVIPQVLANVQWSVNEECADKHECDLYASFARAGKPIFHIEYPKGSDRNDNEDVDGEEKRRYCEFSNSGLFSTVLKNMILDGWVQRCD, encoded by the coding sequence ATGCTCATATTgattcttctcctcgcccTAGTGGCCCAAGGTCTTACCATCCCCCGCTCAACCACGAGCAACATCTGGCAGCCCAGAGTTGGTGCTCCATGGGACATCGTGCTCTCCACCAATGTACTTAGTCCTGCTCCCGCCACTGAAATCTATGACATCGACATGTGGAGCAGCGAGCCCAGGACCATCGACGACCTCCATAAGCAGAACCACAAAGTGATCTGCTACTTTTCCGCTGGAAGCTATGAACCACACAAGAAAGATAGTGCCTCGTTTCCAGAAGAAGCGCTGGGTAATCCCCTTCGCGATTGGCCTTCGGAAAGATGGTTGGATGTTCGCCATCCTCAAGTGCGCCGCATCATGGCAGCCCGATTGGATCGAGCACAGCGGATAGGctgtgatggtgttgatCCAGATAATGTTGATGGATATGGGAATGACACTGGTTTTCGTCTGACGAAACAAGATTCCATCAACTATATCAATTGGTTGGCTGGAGAGGCGCATAGCCGGGGTCTTGCTATGGGGCTGAAGAACGCAGGAGACGTTATTCCTCAGGTTCTTGCAAACGTGCAGTGGAGCGTCAATGAAGAATGTGCAGATAAACACGAGTGTGATCTGTATGCCTCTTTTGCAAGGGCCGGGAAACCCATTTTCCACATTGAATACCCGAAAGGTAGTGACAGGAATGACAATGAAGATGtcgatggggaggagaagagacgaTACTGTGAATTCTCCAATTCGGGACTGTTTTCAACCGTTCTGAAGAACATGATCCTGGATGGTTGGGTTCAACGGTGTGACTGA